TTCACACTTTTCATAAATTAACTAGTAAAAGCTACATACATTCAGTGATTAAACTCACCTCATAAACAGCAAGGTCAATGCCAGCATAAGGAATTATTCCCAAAATGTTAGGAATATAGCCTTTGTAGAAGGCCTTTAAaccttctcttttcaagatcttCTTAGCACAGTCAAACATCCCAGAATATTGCCCAGTTTTACCCACAGCCAATCTGGTCTTCAAAacctgaaagggaaaaaacagtggCCTTAATTACATACCTTATTCATTACTgtagtttttaaatacagaaaaacacaatgTATCTGTTGgaactgctttgcattttggTACTTCAGGTCTCCTTTGTTGTGGCTGCTGTTGAGGCCTGGCTAGCAGTTTCTTCAGATTTTATCATTAACGCAGAATAGGACACGCTAACATACACTAGATTACAACTTagtcaaaaaaatgaaaatatgatggaacatgttttttttaagtttcattttaCCTTTATCTTCCTGATTAAAACAAGCAGATTTTAATCAATTTGAAGGCATCAGTGTAGACAATATTTAACATAAGCATTAGCCAAAGAAAAAGTGAGAGCATTCACATACTAGCAGGTCTTACTTCTGATCTGGAAACAGCAAAGCACGTTAAGAAAGTTTTTCAAAAGGCATGAGAAGTACTTAAGGGATATAAAGATGGCTTTTCACTAATGAAACCCAACATTAggttaataataaaatattacatacatatatatatacagcatCTTaggacaaagaaatgaaaaacagtatctAAAAGAAACCACAGATAGAATTTATGAGCAAGAATTTGGCCTACTTTAAAACCTCTTAAGACTGCAGCTTCCTCAGAAGTTTCCtgaggctttgtttttttttcttttgcttagaAGCACCCTAAAAAGCATTTCTAGGACAGTAGATGGGAATATTACCTTGTAGAACAGTTCACTTCTCTATTGACCAGCCTATTCCTAATGTTCAACCTAACATTTCAGTTAATGTAACCATCTCTGTACTTGGGCTAGCTGTGACTCAGCAGCTCTGATGACAAGgatagagttaaaaaaaaaaactgattacTGCCAGCAATAAAAACAGGTAAGTTTTATTACAACTGACACCCTTCCTTATGGAAAAGTATGTaggttatattttaaattaattcaaaattttgATGTTGATATTGGTTTAATGCCAGCCCCAACATACACTCCAGTTATTTGCACAAAAAGATATGTTCTaaggaacaagaaaataaggaaatactttctacttctaattaaaaaagcagGATGTGAAATAGCTGCCCTACAGCAGTTCATATTTTAATGCTAATTAAATTGCAACATACGTAGTACTACATACAAATATGTCCTACAGAGGAAAGACCATTTAATCCAACAAGCCTCAGCTATAGCTGTTTTATTCTCCTTCCCAACTGATCTCCTGATCTGACCCAGCTCCCAATTACAATGCAACAACTTCCTATCTGTTACAGGGAAGATCGCTCCTTGCTTATATACATAGTGGGAAAGATTTAGGCCGAATTCAGAAACTGCCTTTAATGTGTACTTAATCTTAAGTGCATTacaggatttcttttcctggacAAGGTTGCAAAGACACATTTAAACACTGCTCTATGGAGAGAGATACTTGAATAGCAAATATCAAAAGGTGCAATcacacaaaaatacaataaCCCAAGTTTCAGGCTCACATACAGAGGTAAATGACACTATCACCTGAATTCCCCATATATATTAAgaagtaaatttaatttaaaaaggacatccacatatacaaaaaaaatgagaggtATCAATTAGAACATAGCATATTCTGAAGTGTCTAGCACTGAAATTCTGAAAGGAAgtgcaaagtaaaaataagttAGGATATAGGAATTCCAATACTTTCAAGAGCAAAAACGCCAAACCAGACATTTGGCGGTCTCAAATGGAAGCAGATTTTCTGTTACTAACCTCCATGGGATAAATAGAAGTTTGTGCTGTTGCCCCAGCCAAAGAACCAGATACGAATCTTTCAACAGTGCCTAGATTTCCGTCATCCTTAGTGAGTATCTTCTTATACTGTTAAGATGAAGTACATTAAATAAGTATCACATGCTTTTCAGTAGATGCAAGAGTTACCTCAAGAGGTAAGAGTACAGTACAAAACGTCTTTCCAAACTgcactctgtgtgtgtgtgtgtgtgtattaacAGTTGTATTTACTAAACCAGCAAACTTAGCACTATGCTTGCTCCAACTCTGTCATCAGGGATTCACAAAAACACTAACATGCAAGGATCCTTTACATTAGGTTAACTTGTTCACAGAGGCACCTAGAGAGTTTTACATATGGCTTCATTCAAGACAGATGCCATCATGCAAGAATGCACCATCATCAGCTCCCAAAAGGCTCGGCAAGATTAACAGTGTGCTCAAAGTTTTCCTATGGAATTCTGCCATTCAGTCTTGCAATACCCCAAAATTTACTTGACTTTTTGTTGGTTTGATTTCATAGTTGTACAAAAATGTACAATATGTTACTTGAGTACTATTTGAGGCATGTCCTatagatgaaaaacaaagatcGGTTAGCTACACCAGAACTGGAGttcattttccaaaggaagatTAGGCCTTAACAGAGGTAAATATAACTCTGAAATCCAGGACAAGGGCACCTTATATAGAACCAAGATATTTGACTTAAACAGAATCTTGTACGAGTTCAGTTAGTATAATGCGTCGGGGTTTTGGTCGTTCTCACTATATATAAAGTTATAAAAATGGGAGGACAGTTAAAAATTAATGACAATTTATTTATACTGCTTATAATATAATAGCAAAATCTGCGAAGTAAGTATtctattaacagaaaaaatagactATTTGAAATTGGAAAGTCAGTCTAAATTGCTATGGTAAAATCCCCACCCATAAGAACTCTTTCCTGTACAATACAATAGTGCAAATGACAAACAGTGAGAATTATACAGTATTTTATATaccattattttcattcttgatTTAGCATCTTACCTGTTCATAAGCCCAGAACTTAATAGCTGTTTCAGGAGCTATTTTCACAACATTCACACCATTTCCCCTCCAGAGGGATCGGACACCACCTTCTTTCAACATTTGCTTAAAACCACTGGctatattcattttgtttgacTTTGAACCatgaaccttaaaaaaaaaaaaaaatcacagtaaggAACAGTGCTCTGATTAGGCTGTAAAACTCATCTCCTAAGTAGCCTATCATTGCTTACAAGAACTAGCAAAATCACATTCACTAttgaaaatattatattaattgCACAAGCAGTATAATACTTTGCTTATATTTTTGCCAATATCGCTGTGCAAAACAGTCTTATGGACACAAAGTACTGAAACTGTGGAAACACAGCTAGACCTCCAGAATTCAGATATTGTATTTGGCCATCATCTTTCTGTATCAACTCtctaaaaactgaaatgatacAATGGAGACTAATAAGAACTTAAATATTGCACCTACCTGCATCATCACTTTAAGGCGATCTAATGGTGCTGTACCTGTTCGAGAGACAGCACCAGCCACTCCTCCTGCTAATAGCTGCTTCCACCACTGCCcagtctttttctcttcctctgtgaaCTCATCTGGAACAGTCAAACTATCTCCAATATCCAGCACCTATTAGAATCCAAAGCAAAcaggtgcaaaaaaaaacattctacCATCTCAATTTTATCAACAGTTCTAATTCCAAATTGGCCTAGAACCTGagaatatgtaaataaaaatgccagtacaaaataaataaaaaaataatttacattctAAAATCAACTTGCTATGGATTGCTATTGTTATCCaattaacagcatttttaaatacttctacCGAGCAATAACACCACTGACCCACCATTTCAAAGACTGTACCatcatcattaaaaattatGACAAATTTCCGTCTTGAGTATATCCCAAACAAAGACATCCTGTCACGATCTGTAAATCTCTTCAGCGAGCACTAATGCTTACATGATGATTCTAACCTTTAACAGGAGAGTCTTCTGGGATTAGTTTGGTAATCTCTTAAGGTTGCTAACAAGAGATTTCACTCTCATGGTAAGTTATGAATAAATATGTGGGAATTTTCCCCTCACCctgatattttaaagtaacatttttatagCTGATATATCAGAATATTAAATTCCCAGCAGCTGTTGTGTATTAGCTTACAAAATGATGAATTTGACTGCTTTACTAAGTCGCCTCTCATTATCaattattctgaaatacatATTAATGACTTTTACTCAGCTATAAAAGTTTGACATTTCATTAGCAGGTGCATGTTTGTATGACTATTCAACGTGATCAGAGAAGAACATTCCACAGTCTTATGCCTTGGACAGCTTTATTGCTAAAGGCTGTAGTAATTTTATATATCTCTTAAAAGTAATCTTTGCTCTCCATGTAACTTATAACcatgacaaaagagaaaaattgcaCCTTAGATGATGCAAAGCCAGTATTATGCATAAATTAAGCCTATAAAGAAGCAAGAATGTTTTAATAACTGATAACAAGTACTGACCAGCAAGTATGTTAACTGacaaactttttgttttaaactatgGCTAATGTTGATTTCAGATACTACACCTTATTTATGCTGAGTTCCCTATCTGTTAAGTAGACTATTCTGTCTTGCTCACTTGAAATTTAAGAATTGCAGTATGCAGATCATGCATTTATCCACTGTACAAAGAAGGAAAGACCTAACTTTTCTGGATATTGAACATAAAATAGATTAATGAGAAAATCCTTTCATCTTTCTGACATTGTTTCCAAGCAAGGTGCCTTCAGTTACTCAACCACAAATGGAGTCATCAGAAGAACAATCAGAACTCTTAAAATATAGATTCAGGGTTCTTACAGATATTACACATACCTACCAGAGTTTAAACCTTATATCTACTTAGTCCTAAATGCGACTTTAACACGAAGTCTAAGAAATCAAAAGTTAAAGCTAAATTTAGGGGGGATTTGTAATGAAGACCACAGCTATCGTAATACTTCTTATGCCAACGTAGCTGTCTGCTCAGAAGAGTGACAGcaattttacaattaaaaaaaaaaaaaaacaactgtgaatGACAGCCAGACATGTGAAGTCTCACATCTGCTGTtatctgaagcagcagctgtgctacTGTGTGGCTGGATTTTGCTTGCTGTGATAACTGGGTCAAGTGATCTTCCAGTGTCGCAGTCAGAAGAGACGCCTAAAAGTTTTCCTTGGGGGTAACTGAGGCTATTCCatagtaacaaaaaaaataatagtggtAGAAAGCATATTATTACAGCAAAAGTATGCTTCGCTAAACAAGCTGGGAGCAGGACTACCTTATCTCATAGCAGTGCTCCAAGGGTTTTCCCTCAGCGAACAGGGAGCTGACTCCCTTTTGTCAAGCATCTCTGAACTGAGTTTGTACAGTGTGAACTGCTCAAAACTTTCATGTCTCAAACTGAATTTTACTACAGAAATGCTGACTGATCCCTCAAGATATAAATGGTCTCACTACACTCAAATCTGTCTTTACCTAACATTATGAATTATTCCGTAACTATGTGGTTTATCCTTCCATTTACACGAAGGATATTAAGCAAACTCGattattatttgcttatttactATATTATTGCTTCTTAAAAGTCAGTGACTAAGGCGTTAAGAGCTCTGTTCAATAGTAACTTAAAATAATGACCTCCTTGTTGCTGTACACCCTGTCATTCTTCAATCAAATTCCACAACATAATAAATGTGAGAACATATAGCATAGAAAGCCATCAATAATGACACTTGCAATTTCATGGTAATGAAATCTACATGTGTTTCACTACATCAAAAGCACAGAACATACAAATGTActgtaatatgaaaaaaaagatttaatattGTGGTTAGTATCTTTCTGTGGAGTATcttcaaaggaagaagaggattTCTTCCTAGGAAATACTGGCATTAAAATTTAGATGAAGAAAGAGTTATTGTTCTAAAGAAACTCAAATGACACTATCCTGCTTGTAAATGAGAGGGCATTAAGCAAAACGGAAAACCAAACAATCttttaaatgtatgaaataCAACTGTGAAGCTGTTATACTCAATACTGCAACTTATCGCAGTAGAAATCAATTTAAGAGCtgcactgaattaaaaatagaagttcaACTTACAGTGGAATGTTTCCAATATCGAATTATTTCCTCAATGTCTGTAGCGGGGTTAAACATAAAATGATCTCTCCACTCATTCCAGTCTACTGACATTGTCCCATCAGCATCAATACTAAAAGAAATTGAACCAAAACAGGTAAGGCAACAGCAGCAACGTTGAgcgtgtgtttgtttttaaatactggcCATCACAGTGATACCGTCTGTAGACTGGACATGGAGACAAAGGGTAAATCTGCCACGGTCTTTCAATATCATGTGTTTCTTATACAAGTGTATCTAACATtccccatttaaaaatataaaacacttgATTCTATCAACAACATTTGCACAGAACTGAGGTATAAACATTCCCCTCCTATAACCAGATGCTAAAACAGTGGTCAGACTTTGTATAACCCAAGAATAGATGGAATATGCAAGAATTACTGTAGAGGTGCCACTGAAGTTACCAACAATCTTTCCAAGTTATAATCCCATTCAAATACTATGTTCTGTGAattagaaaatgtgtttatgaAGAATACAAAGaagctcaaaatattttaagaaacgACAATTCCTGACCTTTGCAGGATCTTTTCCGcctgtttttctgaaatgtttataCCCAGTATCTTGAGGGACTGGACAACTTCTGATGCTTCAATTCTTCCtggaaacattaaaagaaaaataatacatatttaaaacattgaaCTTCATACACTTGCAGCTCATTGAATTAAATCATACCACCTACACAATAGCAAAGatgatttaaattttaaacagagataatgcatttttattatgcaCTATCAGGACCGAGCAAAGGtaagtaaattaaaatcataCAGCTAAATGAGATGCAAACATCCAGTAAGTTAATAGCTAATAGTTTAATAGATACATGGATAAACTATAAGGAAGTTCCTATCTGGAAAGCAAAGATCCCCAGATCAACCAACCTGGAAGATAATAAAAAGGCAAGATGActataataattatttcaatCTATAGTACACAATAATTACATTCCCATTAAAGGAATGAAGTAGAGGTTTCACACACAATTTTTGGTCTCCAGTTTAGACaaagaatataaattaatttttaagacaTAGTTTCTTCAAACAATGTTTCAACACATAAAATAAAGGCGTACCATCATTGTTTTTGTCCAGGCTCTTAAACgccagtttcattttcttttcatgatcTTTAAGATACTGCATAAATTCTTCAAAATCTAGCTGCCCATCCCGGTTAGTATCTCCAGCCTTAAAGATTTTCTGTTGAGAGAAAATTTAACATTTCGATTTTCCAAATTATAGAAACTCACAAAGTAAAAAAAGCTCAGGCTTACGAAGTATAATATCAGTCACTTTGAGAGTCAAATCAGGAAAATACCTAAGCATACACTTCAGAACcatgttttgtttccagcatTAAACACGTTCTCAACAGTTTCATGAAGACACAAAACTCTCAGCAGCAAAGATAGCTTTAAGAAAGCATTATTCATTATTCCTAAAACTTTTCTATTCATAGATTTTAAGGTTTCTTGCTAGCAATGAAAAGTTACACCTACAGGGACCAAGTTATTTGTGGAAGAGGGATTGGTGGACGTGacaaaatcatgaaaaagaacaattttaggCCTCCAACTTTCTAGCTGTACTTGGGTCGACAATATTCcagtaaaattaaatagttCTAACTATCCTCTTCAGTCGAGTGCTCTGTTCTAATTATAAAGATAACGGTATAAATAGCAATTAACTATTTAAGTGTTGACCAAAAAGTACTAGGGTCTTACCTGACTAGCACTTCTACCCCTAAGCATTTGGGAAGGCAAGCCTAGGCcctgacaaaaaacaaacaaaacacacacaccacacatAAAACACTACACACCATACAAACACTCTACAACAAACCTGTAGCAAATAGAAATAGTTATCTTCCACTTATGCATGCATTTGCTAGTAACAGTCCTGCAGATCAGAAATGCCTACGTATAAAATTAACTATGAGTTGAATATGATAAATGAttgccagcacagcaggaaacAAGCCTGAAATACAGACAAGGGGTGTGGCACGACTGCCTGGGCATATACTTTCCCTTCATCAACAAAGCACCTGAAAAGTCTATCATCTTCGTGTGTGAAAACatactttatgaaaaaaaggaaattacagcAACCCCTCAGAGCATCAGTCTGTAACCACTGAAGTAGGTCTTGTAGGTCTTCATAGGTAAAGCCCCAAGAATAGTGAAGCCGAGGATAGTAAGCTCCACAGGATTTACTAGCGGGGACTTTAAGCCACAGCAACAGATACTCCGTAAAGAAAGCCCTGCAGAGACGGCAGCCAGGGTCACGAGAGGAAAGGCGCAGCAGCCCTACTGCAACAGGCACCTCCCATCCTCTCACATCCAGTGTCCAGCAGGACACAAGGAAACAGGAGGCAAGGCCACCACAAAAGCCCTGCTCTAAACCAGAAGATTTAAGGGAAGTTATGCCCCATCTCATCACTTGGGCATTAGTTCCTATCTTGTCGCTGAGTATGTGAAATCCCAAGGGGCCAGGACACTGTACAAGAGCTGTACGAGGTAGAAGAAACCTGAGAGTAGAATTTCTCCACTGAGTTGGTGCAAGTTTCTGAGCACTTCAGAGCATGCTTACAGCATATATTAAGAAGTCTTCAAAAtaccttctgtttttccaagtgCCTTGCACAGCTGTAGTTTCTGAATAAAGTAAGATTTGCATTGCTGTTCTAATTTgcaacatctgtttttaaataattttgtttactCCACTATAATCAGCTTAAGTCCTTAAAAGAACCAAGTCCAGGAAGACCTAGCCTACAAAAACTCAACATAAAGGAAGCTAAAAACTCTGGTGTACATGTTGTAGGTGTCTGAGAACTTTTGAAACCgtctaaatatatttatattgcctcctttttttttcctactcctcTACTAAAAAGAGTACTTTAacatttaatcttaaaaaaaaaaaaaaagaattcccaATTAAAAAGGGTAGTATTAGGTGGTACTACACAGTGAAATACAAGGCAAATTATTTATCTCCCATAATACAGCAAGTTACGCACAGTAGAATACATGCAAGATACTGCATACTCAGATAAGTGTTTGatttcagcctggaaaaatatttctgcagtattGATCTTAATATGCTCTCAAGTCCAGCATGCCAGTTCTACCAATAACTTGTCAACACAAATATACTcataaattcagttttatctCATGCCCTTgccttaccaaaaaaaaatagtttatgcTTACTCAAGTTTATGGATGCATTCCTGACTATGTCCTtctaataagaaataaaacaaacaaaaaaaaaaacaatagatcaatcattcaaaaataaatccattaaaaatgaCTCTGGACAGAATGAGCCCCCACCTCCAAGAAAATGCCATCTCAGCCCCTCTTGTACTGCATGCACAGCACCGTGTACCACAGGACCCTTGTGCCTTGCTAGGCTCTCACAAGCAGCTGAGAACGGGTAGTTTATGTGGCAGTCACACGCACACAGTTAATTCTAACCAACACGAATTGCTGCCATTCCCTGCTGC
This Cygnus olor isolate bCygOlo1 chromosome 8, bCygOlo1.pri.v2, whole genome shotgun sequence DNA region includes the following protein-coding sequences:
- the SLC25A24 gene encoding calcium-binding mitochondrial carrier protein SCaMC-1; this encodes MLQLLRLALPAAACDGGREGESRYANLFKKLDLNEDGRVDIAELQTGLRAMGIPLGKEAEEKIFKAGDTNRDGQLDFEEFMQYLKDHEKKMKLAFKSLDKNNDGRIEASEVVQSLKILGINISEKQAEKILQSIDADGTMSVDWNEWRDHFMFNPATDIEEIIRYWKHSTVLDIGDSLTVPDEFTEEEKKTGQWWKQLLAGGVAGAVSRTGTAPLDRLKVMMQVHGSKSNKMNIASGFKQMLKEGGVRSLWRGNGVNVVKIAPETAIKFWAYEQYKKILTKDDGNLGTVERFVSGSLAGATAQTSIYPMEVLKTRLAVGKTGQYSGMFDCAKKILKREGLKAFYKGYIPNILGIIPYAGIDLAVYELLKTTWLEHYASSSANPGVFVLLGCGTVSSTCGQLASYPLALVRTRMQAQASVEGAPQLNMVGLFQRIIATEGIQGLYRGIAPNFMKVLPAVSISYVVYEKMKQNLGIA